ACCGTTTACGGCAAACCGTTTACGGTTTGCCCTCTACGACTTGCCGTCCACGGCCTCCGGCGGCGCCTGACGCCAGACGGCGATTTGCTCCACGATCATGCGGCGCACCCGTTCCTGCAACTCGCCAGCCTGCTTGAGCGTATAATCCGCAGTGGACAGCGGAGGAAACACATGGACGTGCACATCCCGCGGCGGTCCGAACCGCCAGCTGTGCTTGGGGATGCATTCATTCGCTCCTTCAATCGCCAAAGGCAGGATCAAAGCGCCCTGTTTGATAGCCAGATGAAACGGGCCGTCGCTGAACGCATGCACCAGGCCATCGCGGTAACGGGTGCCTTCAGGAAAAAAGATGACCGGATAATCCGCCTGCAAACATTTACGCGCCTTGATCATGGCCTGCACGCCGCTGCGGGCCTGACTGCGATCCAGCTTGATGTCGTCAGCCAGACTCATCATCCATCCCAACAGCGGCACACTGAACAGCTCTTTTTTGGCCACCCACTTCATCTCCATGCCTATGTAGGC
The window above is part of the bacterium genome. Proteins encoded here:
- a CDS encoding 1-acyl-sn-glycerol-3-phosphate acyltransferase yields the protein MIRTLFVWMVFVGLLLVWFPILALIRLFDRDPVHYRSGRFYRSMAKPLVKLIPIWRLIFTGEKNLPLRRPYVVVSNHQSLLDIPIIAYIGMEMKWVAKKELFSVPLLGWMMSLADDIKLDRSQARSGVQAMIKARKCLQADYPVIFFPEGTRYRDGLVHAFSDGPFHLAIKQGALILPLAIEGANECIPKHSWRFGPPRDVHVHVFPPLSTADYTLKQAGELQERVRRMIVEQIAVWRQAPPEAVDGKS